From one Planctomycetota bacterium genomic stretch:
- a CDS encoding DNA-directed RNA polymerase subunit alpha C-terminal domain-containing protein, protein MSVETINERAASEYFTRGREAEDAGDLDRAIEHYDHALGEDPDHDEACFRLARLYDQHGNDTQAIELYERICGGSPVPLSALVNLAILYEDNNMYEEARRCLEAVLQTDPNHKRARRFLGDVDAAHDRSAEEEERARQQRDAVLDMPVFDFELSVRARNALKKMNIETIGDLLRIREQDLMGFKNFGETSLAEIKALLASKGLRLGQLLEEGGAASMEPTGSAAGYFVEGAAPSGTTDGLDGEMPGELLERPISDLDFSVRSRKALQRLNIQTVGELAAKSEDELLACKNFGQTSLNEIRQILASFGIGLRKEG, encoded by the coding sequence ATGAGCGTCGAGACCATCAACGAACGAGCCGCCAGCGAGTACTTCACCCGAGGCCGCGAAGCCGAAGACGCCGGCGACCTCGACCGGGCCATCGAGCACTACGACCACGCGCTCGGCGAGGACCCCGACCACGACGAGGCCTGCTTCCGCCTCGCACGCCTGTACGACCAGCACGGCAACGACACCCAGGCCATCGAGCTCTACGAGCGCATCTGCGGCGGCAGCCCGGTCCCGCTGAGTGCCCTGGTCAATCTGGCCATCCTCTACGAAGACAACAACATGTACGAGGAGGCGCGGCGGTGCCTGGAGGCCGTGCTGCAGACCGATCCCAACCACAAGCGTGCCCGCCGGTTCCTCGGCGACGTCGACGCTGCCCACGATCGCAGTGCCGAAGAGGAAGAGCGTGCCCGCCAGCAGCGTGACGCCGTGCTCGACATGCCGGTGTTCGACTTCGAGCTGAGCGTGCGTGCCCGCAACGCGCTCAAGAAGATGAACATCGAGACCATCGGCGACCTGCTCCGCATCCGCGAGCAGGACCTCATGGGCTTCAAGAACTTCGGCGAGACGAGCCTGGCCGAGATCAAGGCGCTCCTTGCCAGCAAGGGCCTGCGTCTGGGGCAGCTGCTCGAAGAAGGCGGCGCGGCGTCGATGGAGCCGACGGGCTCTGCCGCGGGGTACTTCGTCGAAGGTGCAGCGCCGTCGGGCACGACCGACGGCCTCGACGGCGAGATGCCTGGCGAGCTGCTCGAACGGCCGATCTCCGACCTCGACTTCTCGGTCCGCAGCCGCAAGGCCCTCCAGCGGCTCAACATTCAGACCGTTGGTGAGCTTGCCGCCAAGAGCGAAGACGAGCTGCTGGCCTGCAAGAACTTCGGCCAGACCAGCCTCAACGAAATTCGCCAAATCCTCGCCAGCTTCGGCATCGGCCTCCGCAAGGAAGGCTGA
- a CDS encoding PH domain-containing protein, which yields MDEAPHPTDQITGQGPHAPAEDDQEIVYYEGSPLLRGELGLLMVWLTVGLVVAALPVLMQVFGEAGPPWWLWVLIPVGIGLFFFPSLWVKRNRFKITNYRIDFEHGLITTNIDTLELWHVNDVRMRQGPLDKIFGVGSIHITSDDRSTPELELRSVSNPRPLFENLKQRVIAVKRQRGVIKMDVGG from the coding sequence ATGGACGAAGCCCCGCACCCGACCGATCAGATCACCGGCCAAGGGCCTCACGCCCCGGCCGAGGATGATCAGGAGATCGTCTACTACGAGGGCAGCCCGCTGCTCCGCGGTGAGCTCGGCCTGCTGATGGTCTGGCTGACCGTCGGCCTGGTCGTCGCGGCGCTTCCCGTGCTGATGCAGGTCTTCGGCGAGGCCGGCCCGCCGTGGTGGTTGTGGGTCCTCATTCCCGTCGGCATCGGCCTGTTCTTCTTCCCGTCGCTCTGGGTGAAGCGCAATCGCTTCAAAATCACCAATTACCGCATCGACTTCGAGCACGGGCTGATCACGACGAACATCGACACGCTCGAACTTTGGCACGTCAACGACGTCCGCATGCGGCAAGGCCCGCTCGACAAGATCTTTGGCGTCGGCTCCATCCACATCACCAGCGATGACCGCTCCACGCCGGAACTGGAGCTTCGCAGCGTCAGCAACCCGCGGCCGCTCTTCGAAAACCTCAAGCAACGCGTCATCGCCGTGAAGCGTCAGCGTGGCGTGATCAAGATGGACGTGGGAGGGTGA
- the pgsA gene encoding CDP-diacylglycerol--glycerol-3-phosphate 3-phosphatidyltransferase, translating to MLQLDASTKRRLPNIITVGRLVLAAMFFGMLRFHEHGTTAAAWWLFAAGWVYGLAAATDWIDGYLARKWDASTTFGRIVDPFCDKILVLGTFVFYASEVFVTDTGENLTGVGPVVVILLLSRELLVTTLRSLSESGGEAMGAKTAGKAKMIFQSTAIPVVLVYVVTRGWLDRGDGLEIAMRVLREIAVWGTVVVTLWSAWAYLPKPESLKREA from the coding sequence GTGCTGCAACTCGACGCCTCCACCAAGCGGCGGCTGCCGAACATCATTACGGTGGGGCGGCTGGTGCTGGCGGCGATGTTCTTCGGGATGCTCCGCTTTCACGAGCACGGCACGACGGCGGCGGCGTGGTGGCTTTTTGCTGCCGGCTGGGTCTACGGACTGGCCGCCGCGACGGACTGGATCGACGGCTACCTCGCCCGCAAGTGGGACGCCAGCACCACCTTCGGCCGGATCGTCGACCCGTTCTGCGACAAGATTCTCGTGCTCGGCACGTTCGTCTTCTACGCCAGCGAGGTCTTCGTGACCGACACCGGCGAGAACCTCACCGGCGTCGGGCCGGTCGTCGTGATTCTGCTGCTCAGCCGCGAACTGCTCGTAACGACACTCCGCAGCCTCAGCGAATCCGGAGGCGAGGCGATGGGTGCCAAGACCGCCGGCAAAGCCAAGATGATCTTCCAATCGACGGCCATTCCGGTCGTTCTCGTCTACGTCGTCACCCGCGGCTGGCTCGACCGCGGCGACGGGCTTGAGATCGCCATGCGCGTCCTCCGCGAGATCGCCGTCTGGGGCACGGTGGTCGTGACGCTGTGGAGCGCGTGGGCGTACTTGCCGAAGCCGGAAAGCTTGAAGCGGGAAGCTTGA
- a CDS encoding glycoside hydrolase family 27 protein translates to MRRPPTRGWNSFDSFGVVADEQALLDNLDVFAERLLPHGYDTFVLDAGWFRQYHRVPGRRFPVAIGGSPVKSYVVDEHARYRPAKDMFPSGFAPIVDRCRALGIRFGLHLMRGIPKQAADGEATILGTDCTASDLADRDTTCFWCSDNYGVRPDHPAAAAYYDSVIQLVTDWGVDFLKIDDLVPYPREIELIADAIAKIDRPIELSLSPGGRLRTSDLPTYRRADMLRVTSDVSDRPEDIAKSFKAMELWQGQEQDDFAIDLDMIPFGELSVWNHGDLPVGAEALVYGEGSRRQSQFTPAQKRTFMAQRALAASPLFMGGHLPNTPDEDFELLTNPRLLACQANGVMARSVQFHGNWMAFHVADRDNASAGWLGLFNRRNDKLSIDVALLSLDVSHVSVDVEDVWSGETSTWKNRAQITLPADDVAFVRYEAATHAQPDPGV, encoded by the coding sequence GTGCGACGACCACCCACACGCGGATGGAACAGCTTCGACTCGTTCGGCGTCGTCGCCGACGAGCAGGCGCTTTTGGACAACCTCGACGTCTTCGCCGAACGACTTCTGCCGCACGGGTACGACACCTTCGTGCTCGATGCGGGCTGGTTCCGCCAGTACCACCGCGTCCCTGGCCGACGCTTCCCGGTTGCAATCGGCGGGAGTCCGGTCAAGAGCTACGTCGTCGACGAGCACGCGCGATACCGGCCCGCGAAGGACATGTTTCCCAGTGGGTTCGCGCCCATCGTGGATCGGTGCCGGGCCCTGGGCATCCGGTTCGGGCTGCATCTGATGCGCGGCATCCCGAAGCAGGCGGCCGACGGCGAGGCGACGATCCTCGGTACCGACTGCACCGCGTCTGACCTGGCCGACCGTGATACCACGTGTTTCTGGTGCAGCGACAACTACGGCGTTCGCCCTGATCATCCGGCCGCGGCTGCGTACTACGACTCGGTCATCCAGCTCGTCACCGACTGGGGCGTCGACTTCCTCAAGATCGACGACCTCGTGCCCTACCCGCGAGAGATTGAGCTCATCGCCGACGCCATCGCGAAGATCGATCGGCCGATCGAACTGAGCCTCTCTCCCGGCGGGCGACTGCGCACCAGCGACCTGCCGACGTACCGCCGGGCCGACATGCTGCGGGTCACCTCGGACGTCTCGGATCGCCCAGAGGACATCGCCAAGTCGTTCAAAGCGATGGAACTCTGGCAAGGCCAGGAACAAGACGACTTCGCGATCGATCTGGACATGATTCCGTTCGGCGAGCTGAGCGTCTGGAACCACGGCGACCTTCCCGTCGGTGCCGAGGCCCTGGTCTACGGCGAAGGCTCGCGCAGGCAGTCACAGTTCACGCCCGCACAGAAGCGAACGTTCATGGCCCAGCGTGCCCTGGCCGCGTCACCGCTGTTCATGGGTGGGCACTTGCCCAACACGCCGGATGAGGATTTCGAGCTGCTCACCAACCCGCGGCTGCTCGCCTGTCAGGCGAATGGCGTCATGGCACGGTCGGTCCAGTTCCACGGCAACTGGATGGCCTTCCACGTCGCCGATCGAGACAACGCCAGCGCCGGTTGGCTCGGCCTGTTCAACCGGAGAAACGACAAGCTGTCGATCGATGTCGCGCTCCTCTCACTGGACGTGTCTCACGTGTCGGTGGACGTCGAAGACGTCTGGAGTGGCGAGACGTCCACTTGGAAGAACCGCGCTCAGATCACGCTGCCTGCCGATGACGTCGCGTTTGTTCGCTACGAGGCAGCGACGCACGCTCAACCAGATCCCGGAGTGTGA
- a CDS encoding glycosyltransferase: MSTSAQSPSSSAESAPSLVEIVEQVNRGGDVPVESLSVYQQSDNAAERFLAHHAGATLGLRQCHTHLRDALESIGFSDRRVLEQFVGLSAFIGREQDAAAPTVAFGRSAISRGEVALGIEAAAAAAAQDLGRGGIWASARENLVELAELFGDAAIAEPWTGGGEWSNDRPHVGYLTSALGDDEPAARAAAAFAAHADPKQIKLSAYATEAYVRREGQHWAGFGDATPASRRPAASHNANAWINFGRGAVPSAKRGSQVLSRLRDAGSGTWIAPTDGDVLSAARALADRIVADQTDVLIVDADAVDPIAALVVAWRAAGKVLWIARRAPLYATGVDAVCYLDSAAATNDADFWGERDIPTQTLLEGVDLKATHGQPPARRQYGIPDQAVICATAATDVNQAIGPAMRQSIIELLRRQTQAVYLVVGGGDTTSLRRTFESAGVGRRVGYAGPRRDLAGFLAMADIYLVPFQAGVPAASEILTAMGAGLPLVAHADADAADITGSDAIADDNEAWLDQTAKLVRERNARRDLGAKMLRRVEKQYSFETTAKAISKQALGLVTNSGESESIKIDESTTTSKKPARAAA; this comes from the coding sequence ATGAGCACGTCCGCCCAATCCCCGTCGTCGTCCGCCGAGTCGGCTCCGTCGCTTGTCGAGATCGTCGAGCAGGTCAACCGCGGCGGCGACGTCCCGGTCGAGTCGCTGTCGGTCTACCAGCAGTCCGACAATGCGGCCGAGCGATTCCTCGCCCATCACGCCGGGGCGACGCTGGGCCTACGCCAGTGCCACACGCACCTTCGCGACGCGCTCGAGTCGATCGGCTTCAGCGATCGTCGCGTGCTGGAGCAGTTCGTCGGACTCAGCGCGTTTATCGGACGAGAGCAGGACGCCGCTGCGCCGACGGTGGCGTTCGGACGCAGCGCCATCAGCCGGGGTGAAGTCGCCCTGGGCATCGAAGCCGCTGCCGCCGCTGCTGCACAAGATCTCGGAAGAGGCGGCATCTGGGCGAGCGCTCGGGAGAACCTTGTCGAGCTGGCCGAGCTGTTCGGCGACGCAGCGATCGCGGAGCCCTGGACCGGCGGGGGCGAGTGGAGCAACGACCGCCCGCACGTCGGCTATTTGACCAGCGCTCTGGGCGACGACGAACCCGCCGCCCGCGCCGCCGCCGCGTTCGCCGCGCATGCCGACCCGAAGCAGATCAAGCTAAGCGCGTACGCGACCGAGGCGTACGTCCGTCGCGAGGGCCAGCACTGGGCCGGCTTCGGTGACGCCACGCCTGCCAGCCGTCGTCCCGCCGCCAGCCATAACGCCAACGCCTGGATCAACTTCGGCCGTGGGGCTGTCCCGTCGGCCAAGCGTGGCAGCCAGGTGCTGTCGCGACTTCGCGACGCCGGCTCCGGCACGTGGATCGCCCCGACTGACGGCGACGTCCTCTCGGCCGCGCGTGCTCTGGCCGACCGGATCGTCGCGGACCAGACCGACGTCCTCATCGTCGATGCCGACGCCGTCGACCCGATCGCGGCACTCGTCGTCGCATGGCGTGCGGCCGGCAAGGTGCTCTGGATCGCCCGTCGTGCACCGCTCTACGCGACCGGCGTCGATGCCGTCTGCTACCTCGACTCGGCCGCCGCGACCAACGACGCAGACTTCTGGGGCGAGCGCGACATCCCGACGCAGACGCTGCTCGAAGGCGTCGACCTCAAAGCCACCCACGGCCAGCCGCCGGCGCGTCGGCAGTACGGCATTCCGGATCAGGCCGTCATCTGCGCCACCGCCGCGACGGACGTCAACCAGGCCATCGGCCCGGCGATGCGGCAGTCGATCATCGAGTTGCTTCGCCGTCAGACCCAGGCCGTCTACCTCGTCGTTGGCGGCGGCGACACGACGTCGCTGCGTCGCACGTTCGAGTCGGCAGGCGTCGGACGACGCGTCGGCTATGCGGGCCCGCGACGCGACCTTGCCGGCTTCCTCGCGATGGCAGACATCTACCTCGTGCCGTTCCAGGCGGGCGTGCCGGCGGCGTCGGAGATCCTGACGGCCATGGGCGCCGGCCTGCCGTTGGTCGCCCACGCCGACGCCGACGCAGCCGACATCACCGGCTCCGACGCCATCGCCGACGACAACGAGGCTTGGCTCGACCAGACGGCCAAGCTCGTCCGCGAGCGCAACGCCCGTCGCGATCTCGGTGCCAAGATGCTGCGTCGCGTCGAAAAGCAGTACAGCTTCGAGACGACGGCCAAAGCCATCTCGAAGCAAGCTCTTGGCCTCGTGACGAACTCTGGTGAGAGCGAGTCGATCAAGATCGACGAGTCGACGACGACCAGCAAGAAGCCCGCCCGCGCCGCGGCGTGA
- a CDS encoding TrkA C-terminal domain-containing protein, translating into MTAIATLLVVLTISLLTVRVATVMLVLTGLSLPLARFQARSAFTGCGFTTGESEQIVGHPVRRRIISTLMLLGNAGIVTTVGTLIAGLLGTQSTVPLWARLTFLFVGVVCLWGVASSKLVERVINRWTFKLLKRYTSLEVRDYSSLMHLSGDYGIGELTIREGDWLADRALRDTKLTTEGVLVLGIDRKDGSYVGAPTASSESRAGDTLIVYGSSERLTELDHRRRDASGQRKHVEAVADQKARQAGESERAARDQHERDDAHAKRRQAEEERDAIRKSADEIEQHDEEAMTKS; encoded by the coding sequence ATGACCGCCATCGCCACGCTTCTCGTCGTCTTGACGATCAGTCTGCTGACGGTGCGGGTGGCGACGGTGATGCTCGTCTTAACCGGACTGAGTCTGCCGCTGGCCAGGTTCCAGGCACGGAGCGCGTTCACTGGCTGTGGCTTCACGACCGGCGAGAGTGAACAGATCGTCGGACACCCGGTGCGTCGGCGGATCATCAGCACGCTCATGCTGCTCGGCAATGCCGGCATCGTCACGACCGTCGGCACGCTCATCGCCGGGCTGCTCGGCACGCAATCCACCGTGCCGCTCTGGGCACGGCTCACGTTCCTCTTCGTCGGCGTCGTCTGCCTTTGGGGCGTCGCCAGCAGCAAGCTGGTCGAGCGTGTCATCAACCGATGGACGTTCAAGCTCCTCAAGCGGTACACCAGCCTTGAAGTCCGCGACTATTCGAGCCTGATGCACCTCTCGGGCGACTACGGCATCGGCGAACTGACCATCCGCGAGGGAGACTGGCTGGCCGACCGGGCGCTGCGCGACACGAAGTTGACCACCGAGGGCGTCCTGGTACTCGGCATCGATCGAAAGGACGGCAGCTACGTCGGAGCCCCGACCGCCAGCAGCGAATCCCGTGCGGGTGACACGCTGATCGTCTATGGCAGCAGCGAGCGCCTGACCGAACTCGACCACCGCCGCCGCGACGCCAGCGGCCAACGGAAGCACGTCGAAGCTGTCGCCGACCAGAAAGCACGCCAAGCCGGCGAATCCGAACGCGCCGCACGTGACCAACACGAACGCGACGACGCCCACGCCAAGCGTCGCCAAGCCGAAGAAGAACGCGACGCCATCCGCAAAAGCGCCGACGAGATCGAGCAGCACGACGAAGAGGCAATGACCAAGTCGTGA
- a CDS encoding FAD-dependent monooxygenase, protein MPRALVIGAGPAGVVAAAVLARGGFEVEVVEAKAFPRDKVCGECLSSLGQQTLRDAGFGMTLDELRPTTLTHATFVDRRGRSATLRLPHDVAGVTRKAMDGAFVDALPAEVVRHQPARVLKLDGTTARLTTGTIEADVVFLADGKGTLAGGTATPPKPTGDLGLKAHFTGVALDPASIALFALDGHYVGAAAVSDGDRVVWNLAMNVPAAKLQRGESHDELFERLCRKNPALTKAVVDATRIGDWLASPLPRFAPYRSKTWPPGVVPIGNAAAALEPIGGEGMGLAIASAYAAADLVAREGWDQATLRQLDTQYGKLWRTRRVACRLTAMAMSRGWSSRTIVSAARVLPAASRLGLRLTGKADARSPAARPALS, encoded by the coding sequence ATGCCGCGGGCCCTCGTCATCGGTGCCGGACCTGCGGGCGTCGTCGCGGCAGCCGTGCTGGCTCGGGGCGGTTTTGAGGTCGAGGTCGTCGAAGCCAAGGCCTTCCCTCGCGACAAGGTTTGCGGCGAGTGTCTCAGCAGCCTCGGCCAGCAGACCCTCCGCGATGCCGGATTCGGGATGACCCTGGACGAGCTTCGGCCGACGACGCTAACCCATGCGACATTCGTCGATCGTCGCGGCCGATCGGCGACGTTGCGTCTGCCGCACGATGTCGCCGGCGTGACGCGAAAGGCGATGGACGGAGCCTTCGTCGACGCGTTGCCGGCCGAGGTCGTTCGCCACCAACCGGCCCGCGTTCTCAAGCTCGATGGCACGACGGCCCGCCTGACCACCGGCACGATCGAGGCCGACGTCGTCTTCCTCGCCGACGGCAAGGGCACGCTCGCGGGCGGGACGGCGACTCCGCCCAAGCCGACCGGCGACCTCGGGCTCAAGGCCCATTTCACCGGCGTTGCGCTCGACCCGGCGTCGATCGCGCTGTTCGCCCTCGACGGCCACTACGTCGGCGCCGCGGCCGTGTCGGACGGAGACCGAGTCGTCTGGAACCTGGCGATGAACGTACCCGCGGCCAAGCTTCAGCGAGGCGAGTCGCACGACGAGCTGTTCGAACGGCTTTGCAGGAAAAACCCGGCTTTGACCAAGGCCGTCGTCGACGCGACGAGGATCGGCGACTGGCTCGCCTCGCCGCTGCCCCGATTTGCGCCATACCGATCGAAGACCTGGCCGCCCGGCGTCGTGCCGATCGGCAACGCGGCGGCCGCGCTCGAACCGATCGGCGGCGAAGGCATGGGCCTGGCGATCGCGTCCGCCTACGCCGCGGCCGATCTTGTCGCACGCGAGGGTTGGGACCAGGCAACGCTCCGTCAGCTCGACACGCAATACGGCAAGCTCTGGCGAACCCGTCGCGTGGCCTGTCGACTGACGGCGATGGCGATGTCGCGCGGCTGGAGCAGCAGGACCATCGTCTCGGCTGCACGCGTGCTGCCGGCGGCCTCGCGTCTCGGCCTGCGTCTGACCGGCAAGGCCGATGCTCGTTCGCCTGCTGCCCGGCCGGCGTTATCGTGA